One Triticum dicoccoides isolate Atlit2015 ecotype Zavitan chromosome 3B, WEW_v2.0, whole genome shotgun sequence genomic window, TGCCCCTCTTTAGTTAACATAATACATAACTGGTAAATCTCTTTTTCCTTAACCAATGAGTCAGGCTCAGGGGGCGACTTCGCAAAGTGGTAATCTATCAAATCCCTCGCTGATTTCTTTCATTTTCTTTGCCATGAATCTACCTCTGATCTGTGCCTGACCTGGCAGCAGTCGCGGTGGATATACTCCTCCTACCGGAACTCCCCACTTAAGAAATGGTCTCAACGCAACTGCCTATTGGTGGCGTCTTAAAAGCGCCGTATCTTTTGCGAGAACGACGTCTGTTTCGATCGATTCCGGCCGAACCAAGAAACGGGCCGCTTTTCTTCTCAACGCTCCCCTGTTGGTTCGTTCCGTGCGTCGGCGTACCGGGGACCGGGCGCGGTATGGCCAGCGGGGATGGGGTGCTCGTCGGATACGTGGATGTGGCCGAAAGATTTTTCAGGGTGGAGGATGGAAGCAAGGACCGGACTTCCAACCGAGGCAGATCCAATGGAGTGTGTGCCTGCCTCCGCCCACGTTATTCTTGTTCTTTCTGGATTTTTTTTTGCGACTCCTCTCTCCGAGGTTTTTTGTTTGAACACCTCTCTCCGGGATTTATTCATTCATATATGCGTGCAACCGAGCGCCACCGGCGGAGAGGCCCTCGTCTCCCCGGCCACCGAGGTCCCTGCGCGAGATCCGCTGCTGATCGACGCCGATGAGGGATCGACTACGCGGGGACCGCGGAGGGGATTTCCTATGGCGGGGAGGTTTTGGGAGGGACAGAGTGAGGAATCGgatgaggaagagggggaattgagGAAGGGTGAGGTGGCGATTCTGGAGAAGAGGCGCGGCGCTCCGGTGAGGGTGAGACTGCCTTTTGTGCCGCCGGTTCCGATCACGGGGGTGAGATGGCGCCATCGGGTCAAGCAATGGGCGCCAGGGGCGGTGATCTCGTCACCACGGCCGCGTCCACAACCATTCAGGTCAGGGGCGCGCTACAGAGAACCATCAATTCCTAATCCGCCAACACTTGCGGGTTTTATTTTGCAGGGATTTCTGCAGCGAGATTCCGCCATTGATGACGTCACAGGTGAAGCGGGGGACGAGTTTTTTTCGAAAGCTACTGGGCCTAGTGCTATTTCTTCCCACTGGGCCTCGAGGGAAGCCAAACCCAAGCCATTGGGCTCGATACAGTCGATACTTCAAGGGTTGTGGCTGCCTAGGGTTAGGGGAAGCATCCCGAAAGATGCAACAGGTCGGGAGAGAGCGGCGGCAAGCACTGAAGCACAACAGATGGCGAGCGGGGGGAGAGGGTACTAGCGTGAGCGCCGGGATGGCTTCGATGGAGGGCGATCCAACTGGAGGGGGCGTGACCGGGCATGGGGCGAGGAGCGGGGGGCCAATTTGGCCCGCCGACCAACTACGCCCCACATGCGCCGCCGCCAGGATTCGCACCACCGCCGGGGAATGGTGCGCCTCCGTCAGGCTTCCCTGGTGGATCTTCAGGCTTCAACACGTACCCGCAGTTTGTGCCGTATCAGTTCCCGAGGGCGCCGCCTCCCCAAGGTATGTTCATGCCCAGCTCGCAGCAGTGGAGTGGTACTAGAACAGAGCAGGAAAAATTTAGGAAGAAAGGGAATGGACACAGAGAAGTGATGCCGCAGAATATGGGATCGTTTGAGGGAGATAGGAATGCTGGAAAGTTGGCGCAGAAAGAAGCAGATCAGAAAACTAGCAGCGTTGGCTCGGATGGGAGTACTCGGGCAGGAAAAAGCGACGCCAAACCCACTGAACAAGCTGAATCAAAGGGACAGGAATGCTTTAGATGTGGAGGGACCGATCATCTGGTTAGAGACTGTAAAGCACAATTAACCTGCATCAATTGTGGATTCAATCATCTGTCTGAAAGATGTGTAATGCTGAATAGACCACACCCTGTTCTAAAGATGGCTGGTTGTAGAGCGGATGGTTTGCAAATGATGATTTCCCAAACAGGGAAGAAGAGAAAGTTTGATAAAAGTGCTCAGAATGTAGGATTGGTGCAGATTCTGAAAGGGAGCATAAACTGCAGTGCgctcgttgttgcctttggagctCAGTTTCCTTGGGGAGGGGAGTGGAAAATCAAGGAGTACGGTGATAATACTTATCTTGCCAAATTTCCTTCAGCTGCTAGATTGCAAGAGATGATAGAATACCCTAAGTTTGGCCTGAAAGGTACAAAAGTGACTGTGAAAGTAAGCAAATGGAATTCTGCCTCTGCTGCTAGATTCAAGCTGTCTTCAGTTTGGGTGAGGATTTTTGGTATCCCTGATACTTTGTTACACAAAGATGGTTTTGAGGAAATTGCCTCGTTCCTGGGAACTGTCCAGGATGTGGATATGCAAGCTTACAGAGATACTGATATTGTCAGGGCGAAAGTTGGAGTGAAAGACCCAAGCAAAATACCTGAGGTGGTGGAACTAACTGTAGACCCATACATATATTACATCTTTTTTGAGGTGGAGGAGATTGTAGAACGTGGAGGGGCTCTAAGAGATGGTGTGCTTATTGCAGAAGAAGACGATGAGAACCAGATCGATAGACATTACAGTAGGGGAGCCAAAAAGTATAGGAACGATACACGTGAAGTTGGGCAGGGGTCTGGTGGGAATGAAGATGAGCTAATGCATGATAGATTGGAGATGCAAAAGACTGAACTAGCAAGGGAAGAGAAAATCAGACAGGAAATGTTGGAGAGGAAaaaagcaagaggaagaagaaattGTAGCACAGTCAAAAGGCCTGGAGGAGATTAACCGAGAATTCGCCACAGATGCTGAGAGAATGGATTTCAGGAATGATGATTATGTTCAAGAGCAGATAGACTATGGAGAAGACATGGTGGAGAGTACACAAGTCATACAAGATAGAGTGTTGAAGGAATATGGCAACTATTCAGAGGAAGTTCTGGATTCCCAACCTGAAAAAGTCGCCAGTAAAGTGGGCATTGTGACGGATGCAAGACAGGTAAATAGGCAAGTCCTAGGGGAAAAGCTCAAAGATCTGAACAAAAGCAGAGATGGGGTGGTAGATGAGGAAAGAAGGAGGACTCAGAGAGATATTGGCGATATGCATACAATGGATAAAGCTGTAGAAAGGGTGAAAGTCAGAAACCTGGAGACTGCCCCAGGTATGAAAACTCAATCTTCTTCCGTAGAAACTGAATTTTCTAGTTCTAGTCTACCTACTATTTTGGATACTGCCCATGGAAAGTTAGTGCAGATAGCTGCTGGTCTGGGGTTTAAATTAGGAGAAGATGATGTAGAGATAGTAAATAATGTCCAACATTTGAAAGACTTAGAAGCTTCTAGACTTTCTGTTTATAATGCTAGTGTTAACAAACATAAGGAAAGTATTGTTATTAATAATAATATTGCAGAAGGTTTTAGTATTGAAGAAATAGAGGATTTGCTTACTGACGATGAAGGTAAAGAGCAAGACAATGAGGAACTGGGATAATATGATTAGAAACATTGCTGGATTAGGCACTATTTTACAGAGGAGGAAAGATAGTAGAGAATTTCATAAGGGGGTAGTAGTTGGAAAGTTTAGAAGCAGAAGTAAAGATAGTAATATAAAAGGCACGAAACTTTTCTGATGGCTGGTTTGTTCTGGAATGCCAGGGGACTGGGTGACCCTGAGAAAATTACCTTTATTAAAAATGCTTTGGTAGAGTTCCAACTTAGATTCATTTGTATCCAGGAAACTAAAAAAACTACTTATAACTTGGCTTGGCTTGAGAATGTTAGTGGTAATTGCCCTTTCTCCTGGTGCTTTGTTCCTGCTGTTGGACAGTCAGGAGGTCTTTTGAGTGGTATTAATACTGATTTTTATGATATCTTAGATTCTGAAAAAGGATGACATCATATTAGATTCCTTGTCCGAGATAGGAAAAATGGAGAGAAGTTAAATATAGTAAATGTTTATGGAGCTTCGCATAATAAGGATAAAGAATACTTCCTAGTTGAATTAGTTCATATATGTAATTCTAACACTTTTCCTATTATTATTGGGGGAGATTTTAATATCataaggaaaaggggggagtctaATAGGAATAAACCTTTAAATAAGTGGTCTACTCTGTTTAATGCAATTATTGAGAATTGGGAGATGAAAGAAGTAGAACTAAATGGGAGAGCTTTTACTTGGTCAAATAATCAAGAAAATCCTGTTTTTGAGAAATTAGACAGAATTTTAATGTCTCTATCTTATGAGAGTTTGTTTCCTCTGATGTTTCTTCGAGCTCTTCCTAGAGTCCTCTCTGACCATGCCCCTCTTTTGCTTGATTTGGGGATGAACTTACCTAAGGTAGTGAAACCTTTTAAATTTGAACTCTGCTGGTTCCTAAGAGAAGATTTAGATACTTTAGTATATAATGTCTTGTGTGATGCTTACTGTGGTAAAAGTTTGCAAGATCAGTGGCAAAATAGAGCTAGGATACTTAGAAAAACGCTCAAAGGGTGGAATCTCAACTATGTTTGGTTTTACAAAAAGCAAAAGGTTTTCCTGATtagagatatagatgagatagacagAGAGAGTGAATTAATTGGTTTGACTAAAGAAAAATATATGTTAAGGAAAAAGTTAGAGGAGGAGCTTTCAAAGATTTATAAAAAGGAGGAGTTAATGTGGTTGCAGAGATCGAAAGAGAAGGAACTATTAGAGGGCGACGCTTTAACTTCCTATTTTATATCTAAAGCTAGTAgtagaaaaaggaaaaacagaattaCCTCTATTAAGActgctgctaatgatgtgatccaggggGACAAAGATTTATTGCTTTTTGCCACTTCCTTTTACAAAAATTTATTTGGCCCTGTTATAGGTATGAATAATCTTTCCCTTGATATTAATGTACCCGTGGTCTTGAGTGATGCCGATAGAATAAATCTGGATAGGAAGTTTACTTTAGAAGAGATTAAGATTGCTGTTTTCGATATGAAACCTAACAAAGCACCTGGACCTGACGGATTTCCTATAGAATTTTATCAGAAGTACTGGCATATAATTGGAGTGGACATTTTGGAGCTTTTCGGTGAATTTTATGAAGGAAAGTTAGATTTAGCTAGATTTAATTATGGTGTCCTTGCGTTAATTCCAAAATGTGCTGATGCTCAAACTTTACAACAATATAGACCAATCTGTTTGTTGAATGTGATTTTCAAAATCTTTACAAAAGTTTTAAATAATAGAGTTATTACTGTAGCTGATAAGATTATAGCTCCTGTGCAAATAGCTTTTATTAGAGGAAGGTATATATTAGATGGGGTTATTGTGCTGCATGAAGTTCTGCATGAAGTTCATAGGAAAAAAGAGAGTGCTGTTTTGTTTAAAGTAGATTTTGAGAAAGCTTATGACAAGATTAACTGGGAGTTCTTGTATTTTGTCATGAAGAAAAAAGGGTTTTCACCTAGATTTATTGGTTGGGTCAAGCAGACAGTAGAGAGGGGTAAAGTAGCAGTTATGGTCAATGATCAAATTGGTCCTTTTTTCGAGACGAAAAAAGGACTGAGACAGGGAGATCCTTTCTCCCCCATTCTTTTTAATATTGCCATTGACATACTTAATTTGCTTCTAGCTAAGGCACAAAAATTGGACCTTATCCAAGGATTAGCACACGATTTAATCCCAGATGGCATTAATATgttacaatatgcggatgacaccattTTCATGTTTAGACACAATCTGGAAAGTGCTAGAAACTTGAAATTAATTCTTTGtttatttgaacaattgtctggcCTTAAAGTTAATTTTCACAAGAGTGAGGTTTTTTGTTTTGGTGAAGCTAAGGACAAACAGGACAATTACTCTACAATATTTACTTGTGCTGTAGGAAAACTTCCTTCTAGATATTTAGGTATGCCTATTAATGCAATTATATTATGTAATAGTGACTGGAATTGGGCTGCGGAGAAAATGGAGAAGAAGCTAAGTGTGTGGAAAGGGAGGTACAGATCGTATGGGGGGAGATTGATTTTAATTACCTCTAGTTTAAGCAATATTCCTTTGTATATGATTTCTCTGTTTGAGCTACCCAAAGGTCCTAGTAAGAAGATGAACTTTTTTATGAAAAGAATGTTATGGCAAGAGGAGGAGGGAGTTAAAAAGTACCATCTAGTGAAATGGGAAGATGTCTGTAGACCTAAAGAGATGGGGGGTTTAGGCGTCTTAGATCTTGACATTATGAACATCTGCTTACTGTGCAAATGGATCTGGAAACTCGAAAATGGAAGTGGTGTGTGGCAAGATCTAGTGAGAAAGAAATACTTAAGTAGATGTACCCTTAGAGATAGCAAGAAAAAACCTGGTCACTCTCATTTCTGGCAGGGTCTAATGAAGGTTAAACCAATTTTCCTACAATATTGTAGGAAGATGGTGGGTAATGGGGAGAGGACTATGTTTTGGAGTGATATATGGCTAGGAGACAAACCTCTTAGCGTGCAGTTCCCTAGACTTTATTTGCTAACCTTTAGTTCAGATTTCACTGTCGCCAAAGCTCTATCTGATAATATGAGTTTGATTAGATTTAGAAGAGTCTTATGGGGAGACACGGCTGATATGTGGTATGAGCTCAAAAATCTATGCAGTAAAGTAGTTTTTAATGATCAAGAGGATAGATGTAGCTGGCTGCTAACTAAATCTGGTAGATTCACAGTTAGATCTTTGTATCTTGCTTTAAAAACGGATCAGGCTGCCTGGCCTCATAGGAAATTGTGGCAGGCAAGGATACCGCTGAAAGTTAAAGTTTTCTTGTGGTTGATGTTTAAGAATAGTGTCCTAACTAGAGACAATTTGGCGAAAAGAAACTGGAAAGGAAAGGATAAAAACTGTAGTTTCTGTGATTATCCAGAAACGGTTGATCATCTTTTCTGTACATGTGTGGTGGCTAAGTTTGTGTGGGGTGTGGTTAGGAATGTAACTAGAATTCATGACATTCCATGCAAGATAGAAGAGTTTACTGCCTGGGTAGAAAAATTTCCTAAGAATATTAGGCAAACAATAGCAGTGGGTGTTTCTGCGGTGTTTTGGACTTTGTGGGAAGTCAGAAATGCTACTACATTTCATCATGTTTACCCTCATGACCCTAGTGTGTTGTTCTTTCAAATATCTTATTGGATGTCTTACTGGGCTGGTCTACAGAGAAAAGAAGGGCAACAGATGTTGCGGGCCGTCGCAGCACTGCTGGTTGATGTTGCGAACGGTTTCTTCAACAAGAGCAGAGGATGGGCGCCCATGGTGAAACGTCTTGACATCGGGGAGTAATTCTATCTGTAATGTTAGTTGAATTTCTGTCCTCCCTGGAGAATATGTGGTGATGAGGGGGGGAGAGGAGCCCTGTGTGGTTACCTCTCACATGGGTATGCATTTGTGATAAGTGTTGAGTTTTTCTTAGTTGCAAGCTTTATTTTCTTGGTTGTCTAGTTGCTGTTGCCTGGATGTCATGGTAGGACATCTGGGGGCTGGATGAAATCTGAAGAATACTTGATCTGTTTTATTGGTTTCCTTTCATGCAATGAAATGAAATCGGGGGCATGCCCCTCaattcaaaaaataataatatatgCGTGCAAAGCGCACGTCAGAAAGTCAGGGGCCACATCAGTAAAGTTTACAGACAACTGTACATTATGAGCTTCTTTAGCACAACAAAGAGCTACATAATTAACATTTCTGCTAGCATAACGAAGCTCTAACACTTCACACTTGCATACTAccacctccgtcttggtttattgcTCCCTTTCGAATTTTGTGCTCAATTTTAACCTTAGATTTAATgaataaaatattaatgcatgtaaccaaatataatatcactgAAAATTATATCATCGCCGAGATAGTGAGGTTACATCCCATCTGGGTGCTGCTAGCTGCACCATCACATTTAGCTTTGGAGGGATTTCCAGCACCCTCACTATCTCGACGATGACTTGCATAGAGTGGTGTGGTTGGTACATGTCCTTACCATGCGTGAATTTGATTCTGTTGCTCCAAACTGCTGAACACACCGGTATGCATATCGCCGTTGTATCCTTCTCCACCATTCTTGTGTCAAGGAGATCCATAGTCCATGTGTTTGAGTGGAGCTTCCGCTTCTTAAAGTTGCTTCCGCCTCATCCTAGAACAGTTTTGCATGATCACATGCATACAAAATGTGGTATAAAGTTTCCTCATCATGACCACATAACAGGGCTGNNNNNNNNNNNNNNNNNNNNNNNNNNNNNNNNNNNNNNNNNNNNNNNNNNNNNNNNNNNNNNNNNNNNNNNNNNNNNNNNNNNNNNNNNNNNNNNNNNNNNNNNNNNNNNNNNNNNNNNNNNNNNNNNNNNNNNNNNNNNNNNNNNNNNggggggggtgattagactacttgaccaattaaaaacttaaccttttcccaattttagagtttggcagattttaggaactttggacaagtcaagcaatcatcacacaaatcaagcaagcacgcaaagagtatataggcagcggaaattaaagcatgcaacttgcaagaaagtaaagggaagggtttggaggattcaaacgcagttggagacatggatgtttttggcgtggttctgataggtggtgctatcgtacatccatgttgatggagacttcaacccacgaagtgtaacggttgcgcgagtccatggagggctccacccatgaagggtccacgaagaagcaaccttgtctatcccaccatggccgtcttccacgaaggacttgcctcactagcggtagatcttcacgaagtaggcgatctccttgcccttacaaactccttggttcaactccacaatctttgtcggaggctcccaagtgacacctagccaatctaggagacaccactctccaagaagtaacaaatggtgcgttgatgatgaactccttgctcttgtgcttcaaatgatagtctccccaacactcaactctctctcatatgatttggatctggtggaaacaagatttgagtagaaagcaacctggggaaggctagagatcaagattcatatggtaggaatggaatatcttggcctcaacacatgagtaggtggttctctctcagaactggtaagttggaaatgtaggtttgttctgatggctctctccacgaatgaagaggaggtggaggggtatatatagcctccacacaaaatctaaccattacacacaatttaccaatctcggtgggaccgaatcaacaaactcggtcagaccgatttagtaaacctagtgaccgttaggattttcggtgggaccgaaaagcaactcggtaggaccgatatggttagggttagggcataacgtaatctcggtgagaccaattacacaaactcggtgagaccgattttggtaattagctaaccagagagttggtcaggtaaactcggtgggaccgattcgctcttttcggtgagaccgaaatgttacaaaagggcaacatagagtttacattgcaatatcggtgggaccgatcgctcacttcgattagaccgaaacgttacgaagggaaacagagagattacaatcccatctcgatgagaccgagatccctattggtgagaccgatttgcctagggtttgtggcagtggctatgacatctgaactcggtggcgccggatagaaagaatcggtgtgactgattttggctttaggtttaggtcatatgtggatgtgagaaagtagttgagggtatttggagcatatcactaagcacatgaagcaagaggctcattaagcaacacctcatccctccttgatagtattggcttttcctatagactcaatgtgatcttggatcactgaaatataaaatgtagagtcttgagctttagagcttgagccaatcctttgtccttgatattttgagggatccactttcatcattcatgccatgccattcattgagctttcctgaaatatatgtcttggaatagcattagctcagtgagctatatgttgttatgaattaccaaaaccacctagggatagttgcacttccaatctccccctttttggtaattgatgacaacatatagatcaaagcttcgacaataaattttaagattgaaaaacatcgtcgctttgagaagtatgtgataagcaagagctctccctaaatttgtgcatagtttaagatttgctttggactgcaaatgcacaaggaattaggctcatgggttactcttccatgtcacatacatcttggtggagcgctcaaaataataaagattgaatacatgcactcatcaccaagcaaagtgaatgatcatataaggataggtaagataatatcatcaaacatgcataagtgtagcttatgatcaaacacatgatcatcgatgtctcacaggtaatgcattgtatctcaagcaatcaaaagaaaaCAAGTTTAAcccagaagacaagagagaacaaaaaaacagcaaatctctctctcaaagcctatgatctatacatttttctccccctttggcaacaagttaccaaaaagttcatagaaaatgcataggactagatcgtctctcaggcttggtcttcaggtggtggtgtagagatggctctgtGTCTgttacaggcactgcagctgacctctgagctctaggcactctggcaaatgcatctgtggttgtcttgcccttcctctcctgcatgtcatcctgcagctgctccacaactgactgaatctcagttactttgacatcaagatcatagaatttttgttccatgatcctttccaggctctcctagttttgagttagggtggccaaccccttctcaatcctcagtgttgatgctatcaagtaaccaagctgctcctgtttgttcttcaagaaatactcagatgcctcctcttgagttggcatcttggcagccttctctttccttgctttctccctcttctcttgagcttgcagtgATGATGGATCattttcattcatgacaacttgattgtcctcaaagtctagatagagagcaaaatgttccttatccaactgatactttcctgtgcccatctttgagttaatcaactcctgaatctgtggggcatatccacaacttctcttctgatctgctgtagtcctcttaatggtttcagccataaggctcatgaccttgaatttctggggcacataaaaaatgtgaagcatgttgattgcatgctttcttatcatgttgtggtcacctgatttgggcaaaagagtgtgccttaagatctagttgatcgtaggcagtcccgacagaagaaaatggactgacccaaacgagaaagtctcaagggctttgtctaggatctctttgtacatatgtgacatagaattgtgtcccatcttcttcttggcatatacatccaagtcatcttcactctcctttggggctttgatcagacttgcccattcctctatggttgactggtatcttgttccttcaggcatccaaactatcctgccatctggatagaaatgtgctgtggagtagaattgcataatgagttcatcattccagtaggtgagcttctgcccaacaaaatctgcaactccacaagcaatgaaactgtcttgcaatCCAGgaaagtgttcttcattttccttcatgtaggtccagtcgacccatctcatatcacacactataggcttcttgtccaacaagattgtctcataaaagtcctgctgctccttggtgtggaacctgtaatctacaacagtccttctcctggtggcatatgaatcagacaatctccatagcctcaatcctgagtctttcctgatcttcatgttctcagccacaagatgagcatcattgtggtctggaatcttgggtttgagcttccttaagatctgcccttcttcatcttcctcagcagcaacctcaggcattggggccttgttcttctcagcagctggtatactcctggtatttctctttggtgcaatcttgggcttggaggcagctttgggtgcttctttgggctttgatattgcagcccctgactttatagcatcacccataagcttttgtgcctttggtgctggtgcagcaacctcttcttcctcttccatcatggaaggttgaccaacaactctggccatggtcttcttgaccctttccttccttttctttccttctgcagctggctcttcaggcatttcaggtacttgagttgatcctctggctttggacattgctgtcttcctgctggccttttgatcttcatgcctggctttactgtagttgaactgagcaccttcttgagtactaccttcttggaagtagcctcatcttctgctgccacatagtcctcatcctctgagtctgaggttctcttccttctagctcttgtggctgctttgggcaaattgcttggagtgcttctgttcccttcatctgaagtacttgagggactagtgccctcactcatgtgaatctgctcttcttccttgttctgactgtcactttggtctgacatgctgcaaatcactgactgctgaccctatgagtagttatagatgagacagagtggatgagcatcacaaaatgcagagatttttgcaaaagaatgctttaaaaacttagttttagtttccacagaaagcatttcggatctaccgattttcaaactcggtgataccaaagtagttttggaacctaaactagtgaactcggtcagaccgagtcacagttcggtggcaccaagactgctagggtttcacaaagatctaaaatcggtcacaccgatttgtaattctcggtcagaccgagacttactagtgcaatggcgttagccaaatcggtgagaccgagtttttcaactcggtgggtccgagatggtttcagcggaaacctaaccctaaattttcgaatcgcatctattctaaggatcacattgactggataggagtgtttcgatcgtggcaagatgcattacaaacacaatgtgctgagaatcagatgaggaaagcactgtgatcgagttcataccctagttcggcggtgaactcgctacggcggcaacggtggagaagaaatccgttgacggcggcggagaccagcgacaggaggcggctggcgatgaagtcgacgatccgtagacctagcaggcagagcgagctatgcgcgggtgaaggggtttggaggaatttccaaatttttgcccgtgactatatatatagCCCGtcactatcggtgtgaccgagttggacaactcggtggcaccgagatgcataactgttaacagttatagcaactcggtgtgaccgaaaagttcatatcggttgcaccgagattgaaaacctagatcgacttagtgatctcggtgggaccaaaatggaggaatcggtcagaccgagaatcacaaagaagttttggaagtttaagtctatgacgaatcggggactccgagtgctcctcacacagagtggttcgaatctgacttgatcaattttgtgatgtagtatgaatagagtttgagacgagaaaagcatagatagctagagaaggttcttaggcattcttgtccatccacttggccaaagaaaaggaaaccaatcaatcaaaacaacaagtggatgtccttgaatgagtaaaatatgcaaccagcatgctcacaccataaagagacaaatgaaatatgtgg contains:
- the LOC119281520 gene encoding uncharacterized protein LOC119281520 is translated as MDFRNDDYVQEQIDYGEDMVESTQVIQDRVLKEYGNYSEEVLDSQPEKVASKVGIVTDARQVNRQVLGEKLKDLNKSRDGVVDEERRRTQRDIGDMHTMDKAVERVKVRNLETAPEKRRATDVAGRRSTAG